One window of Haemorhous mexicanus isolate bHaeMex1 chromosome 16, bHaeMex1.pri, whole genome shotgun sequence genomic DNA carries:
- the LOC132334991 gene encoding olfactory receptor 14C36-like, whose protein sequence is QLLHFCLLLAISLAALLGNGLIISAVACGHHLHTPMFFFLLNLALTDLGSICTTVPKAMHNSLWDTRTISYTGCAAQLFFCVFFLSAEFYLLTIMCYDRYVSICKPLHYGALLGSRACAHMAAAAWASGFLNALMHTANTFSLPLCHGNALGQFFCEIPQILKLSCSHSNFKKLWILALSSGLGLGCFVFIVFSYVQIFRSVLRIPSEQGRHKAFSTCLPHLAVLSLFLSTVIFTHLKPLSMSSPSLDLALSVLYSVVPPALNPLIYSLRNQEVKAAVWRLMTGCFQEH, encoded by the coding sequence cagctcctgcacttctgcctcttgctggccatctccctggctgccctcctgggcaacggcctcatcatcagcgccgtagcctgcggccaccacctgcacacgcccatgttcttcttcctgctcaacctggccctcactgacctgggctccatctgcaccactgtccccaaagccatgcacaattccctctgggacaccaggaccatctcctacacaggatgtgctgcacagctctttttttgtgtgttcttcctctcagcagagttttatttgctgaccatcatgtgctacgaccgctacgtgtccatctgcaaacccctgcactacggggccctcctgggcagcagagcttgtgcccacatggcagcagctgcctgggccagtggcTTTCTCAATGCTCTCATGCAcacagccaatacattttccctgcccctgtgccatggcaatgccctgggccagttcttctgtgaaatccctcagatcctcaagctctcctgctcacactcAAACTTCAAGAAACTTTGGATTCTTGCTCTTAGTTCCGGTTTAGGActtggttgttttgtgttcattgttttctcctatgtgcagatcttcaggtctgtgctgaggatcccctctgagcagggccggcacaaagccttttccacctgcctccctcacctggctgtgctctccctgttcctcagcactgtcaTATTTACTCACCTGAAACCCCTCTCCatgtcctccccatccctggatctggccctgtcagttctgtactcggtggtgcctccagccctgaatcccctcatctacagcctgaggaaccaggaggtcaaggctgcagtgtggagactGATGACTGGATGCTTTCAGGAACACTAA